A genomic window from Calonectris borealis chromosome 26, bCalBor7.hap1.2, whole genome shotgun sequence includes:
- the GPR61 gene encoding G-protein coupled receptor 61 — translation MEPSLPAPWAWNGSRAARGLQPSPGPMPPNGTADGKPKDVASKSVGLFFMLLIDLTAIVGNAAVMTVIVKTPALRKFVFVFHLCLVDFLAALTLMPLEMLSGSAVFDSPVFGEAMCRVYLFLSVCFISMCILSISTINVERYYYVVHPMRYEVRMTVGLVACVLVGVWLKAVATSLVPVLGWLSPDRPPVPAGRGCSLQWSRGPYCKFFVVFFAAFYFLLPLLIIVVVYCSMFKVARVAAMHHGPLPTWMETPRRRSESLSSRSTMVTTSGAPRTTPQRTFGGGKAAAILLAVGGQFLFCWLPYFSFHLYTALSAQPLVGPAAETVVTWLGYFCFTSNPFFYGCLNRQIRGELGRLLTCFFKQPPEEDLRLPSREGSIEENFLQFLQGTGCPTEPRPRTPSPKRDQPPVDFRIPGQIDEDTVEGPERRGGDGVYVPVVTSPKPEL, via the coding sequence ATggagccctccctgcccgccccgtgGGCCTGGAACGGCTCTAGGGCGGCGCGGGGGCTCCAGCCCTCCCCGGGCCCCATGCCCCCCAACGGCACGGCCGACGGCAAACCTAAAGACGTGGCCTCTAAATCGGTGGGGCTCTTCTTCATGCTGCTCATCGACCTGACGGCCATCGTGGGCAACGCCGCCGTCATGACCGTCATCGTGAAAACGCCGGCGTTGCGCAAGTTCGTCTTCGTCTTCCACCTCTGCCTGGTGGACTTCTTGGCCGCTCTCACCCTGATGCCGCTGGAGATGCTCTCCGGTTCGGCCGTTTTCGACAGCCCGGTTTTCGGTGAGGCCATGTGCCGCGTTTACCTGTTCCTCAGCGTTTGCTTCATCAGCATGTGCATCCTCTCCATCTCCACCATCAACGTGGAGCGTTACTACTACGTGGTGCACCCCATGCGCTACGAGGTGAGGATGACGGTGGGGCTGGTGGCCTGCGTCCTCGTCGGCGTTTGGCTCAAAGCCGTGGCCACCTCCCTCGTCCCCGTGCTGGGCTGGTTGTCCCCCGACCGCCCGCCGGTGCCCGCCGGCCGCGGTTGCTCCTTGCAATGGAGTCGCGGTCCCTACTGCAAGTTCTTCGTGGTCTTCTTCGCCGCCTTCTacttcctcctgcccctcctcaTCATCGTGGTGGTCTACTGCAGCATGTTCAAGGTGGCGCGGGTGGCCGCCATGCACCACGGCCCTCTCCCCACCTGGATGGAGACGCCGCGGCGTCGCTCCGAGTCTCTCAGCAGCCGTTCCACCATGGTCACCACCTCGGGAGCCCCTCGTACCACCCCGCAGAGGACGTTCGGGGGGGGCAAGGCGGCCGCCATCCTGCTGGCCGTGGGAGGCCAATTCCTCTTCTGCTGGTTGCCCTATTTCTCCTTCCATCTCTACACCGCCCTGAGCGCCCAGCCCTTGGTGGGGCCGGCGGCCGAGACCGTGGTCACTTGGCTCGGTTACTTCTGCTTTACCTCCAACCCTTTCTTCTACGGGTGCCTCAACCGGCAGATCCGGGGCGAGCTGGGACGGCTCCTCACTTGTTTCTTCAAGCAGCCGCCCGAGGAGGACCTGCGGCTGCCCAGCCGGGAGGGCTCCATCGAGGAGAACTTCCTCCAGTTCCTCCAGGGCACTGGTTGTCCcaccgagccccggccccgcacccccagccccaagcGGGACCAACCCCCGGTTGATTTTCGCATCCCGGGGCAGATCGATGAGGACACGGTCGAGGGGCCGGAGAGACGCGGTGGGGACGGGGTCTACGTCCCGGTGGTGACCTCTCCCAAACCGGAGCTGTAG